The DNA sequence CATTGGAATTAAAGGTTGTGTTTACATGGGTTATTTGGATGCTAAACCTTAAATATGGTTCTCAAACAAATATTAATATTGCTAAATAAGTATTGGTGTATTTTATGGCTGTGAAATCTCAGATTTGGATTATGAGGGATTATGCCAATTGTAGTGGTTGTAGGCTTTGTGAAGTTGTTTGCAGCTTGGTTCATGAGGGTAGGATATGGCCTGAAGCTTCTAGAATTAGGGTTTTCAAGTTTGTCCCAGGGGTTGAGTTTCCACATTTCTGTTCTCAGTGTGAGGACTATCCATGTGTAGCTGCATGTCCAGTTAAAGCTTTATCCGTTAATGAAAGTACTGGTGCAGTTATTGTTGATGAGAGTAAATGTATAATGTGTGGGAAATGTATAGATGCATGTCCAGGGCATATTCCCCATAAGCATCCAGCTAAGAATCATGTGGTCATATGTGATCTATGTGGTGGGTATCCAAAGTGCGTTGAAATATGTCAGAAGGCTAAGTATAATGCGTTGTGGATTGTGGATAGAAGTGGATTGGGTAAACAGACTAAGCTTTATGCAAGGACACCTAAGGAGATTTCAGATGAACTTGTAATTAGACTTTATGGTGAATTTGGGAGGCGATTCCTATGATTGGAGGTTATTGTGGTAAAATATTGGAGGTAAATTTGAGTAAAAGCAAAATCCATGTTGCTGATGCCAATGAGGATGTGCTTAGACATTACATTGGCGGTAGAGGTCTTGCAACGAAGATACTCTGGGATAGGCTTGGTAGTAGGTGGAGTAAAGTTGACCCATTATCCCCTGAAAACCTATTAATAGTTGCCACGGGACCCCTAACTGGATTCTACCCTGGAGGCAGAATATGCATATCTGGTAAGTCTCCACAAAGCAATGGGATTATAGGCTCTACTGTTGGAGGTGAAGCCGGCATAGATTTGAAATGTGCTGGATATGATGCAATCGTAATTGAAGGTGCATCTAAGGATCCAGTATACTTATGGATTAAAGATGATGAAGTGGAAATTAGGGATGCCTCAAAATATTGGGGTTTAGATGGTAAGGATACAGTTGTAAAGTTGACTAAGGATGCCGTAGATTACTTGAATAGCAAGTATAGACGATTCGGGGAATGGAAAGATCCATCCATCCTATACATAGGTCCAGCCGGGGAGAAGCTGTGTAGGGTTGCTGTGGTTATGGAGAAGTGGACTCATGCTGCTGGTTACGGTGGTTATGGAGCTGTGATGGGTTCCAAGAAGCTTAAAGCCATTGTGATAAAGGGTTCAGGGCCTCTGCCAGAAATACATAACCCAATAAAATTCCACAACCTACTGTACAGGGCATATGATGAATGTATCCGTAGGGATGGTATGCGGAGGTGGGGTACTGGTTCTGGTGGATATAGTGTTGGGGCAATGCAGAGTTCTGAACCTGTGAAGAATTGGCAGGAGGAGTGGCATGATGAGAGGAGTTTCGGTGTAGATGAATTTGAACGTAGGGTTTGGATTAAACGTTATTGGGGTGATTATGGTTGCCCAACAACATGTTTGAAGATTGCGTTAGTTAAATGTGGCCCATATGCTGGATCATTAACGGATAATCCAGATTACGAGTTGCAAGCATATCTTGGCACAAATCTGGGAATATTTACTCCAGAAGAAAATGTTTATGTTGCATCCATTGTTGATGACCTTGGAATATGTGGAATAAATGGTGGTAATGTTCTTGGATTTGCCGCCGAACTATATCAACGTGGAATATTGACGAAGGAAGATCTTGGAGGTTTAGATTTAAGTTGGGGGAATGCAAAGGCCTTTGGTGAACTTGCAAAGATGATAGCATATAGGATTGGCATTGGAGACATACTTGCAGAGGGTACTTATAGAGCTGCTTTAAAGCTTGGTAAAATGAAGGGGGTGGATCTACTCCCATATGCTGTTCAAGTTAAGGGTGTTGCTGTGGGTGCTCATGGTATAAGGAGTAGGATGGATTACCCAACACCCATAGCTTATGCATGTTCAGTTCAAGGTGGAGATCACACTTCAGTGGCCAGACTACCCATAGATTCTAATGGTGGTGAAATTGTTAGGATAATGTGTGATTCCGCTGTGGTCTGCATATTCAACTTCTTCCCAAATCCATCGCTAATGTGGGAATTCTATGAGGCTGTAACTGGAATTAAGATTAATCCACATGATTGGTGCTATAGTGATGGACTTAGAATACTACATATTCAACGTGCAGCTTTACTGCTAGGTGGACCAGACTTCTATTGGGATCCAAAGGTTCATGATGATAATCCACTGAGATTTTACGAACCTCTACCCACTGGTCCATATAAGGGTCAAGCTGCTGATAGGAGTGAAGTTGAGAATTTGAAGAAGCAGTATTACGAAGCCGTTGGGTGGGATGAGTATGGAATACCTAGAAGTGATAAATTGAGGGAGCTTGGACTTGAAGATGTGGATTTAGCTTTAGAGGAGGTTAGGAAGAGGTTAAAGCATAGTTAGATCATCAGCTTCCTATCCAAAACTTCCAAAATCTTTTTATATCCTTCAACAGCTCTATCCATATCCTTTAAACTTATCTTCTCATTTGGTTGATGTGCCATCTTCCAATCTCCAGGTCCGAATCCAAATGTCTTTATATTTGAGTTTGCTATATAGACTCCATCTGTGCTGAAATCCCATACCATATATCTTCCACCCATAGCTTTGATAAGTTCTCTAATTCCCATATCCTCCAATTTTTCAATGCTCATTAGCCATGCTGGGAAGAAGTCTTTCACCTTCATTGATGCTCCAGTCCAACATTTAACTTCCTCTTCAACTATTTCCACAAATCCATTCAAAGCTTCTTTACTGCTTATTAGTTCATTAACTAGTTCCATTAGAGGTTTTATGACGCTACTTTCATCTTCACCTATTATCATTCTCCTATCAAGAATTACTTCTGCTTCATCTGGGATTTGTGGTAGTCCTTCAGGTTGACATTTAATTTTTATTGGGGTTATGGTGGCTTTCCCCAGTACTGGATGTATGGGGAGATTCAAATTCAATTTCTCCCTTAACCTTATAATGAATTTTGAAGCGGCTTCTATTGCATTTACCCCTAGATCTGGCATACTTGCATGGGCAGTTTTCCCCATCAATTTAACCCTTATTAGGCTTCTACCCCTATGCCCAATTGCCACATTTAGGTTTGTTGGTTCTATAAGTATTGCAACTTCCGGTTTATCCAATATCCCCTCTTCAATTATCCTCTTTATAGCTTCCCCTTCAACTGTTTCTTCATGAACTACGAATGCCAATTGAATGTTCACTTCAAATTCCCTTTTCAAGGCTTCTTCCATGGCTGTTATTAGTGAAGCTATTGGCCCCTTCATATCTACAGCCCCCCTACCGTAAACTTCATCATTCACAATTTTTGCATTGTATGGTGGATATTTCCATGCATTGATATTTCCAGGTGGAACGTGATCTAAATGTCCTTCAAATAATATGTTTAGATTGCTTTTACCCTTGGCAACAGCTATTACACTTCCATATTTATCTATTTCAACTTTATCGAAGCCTATTTCATTTAGCTTATCCTTTATGATTTCAGCTATTTCCCTCTCGTTTCCAGATGTGCTTGGGGTTGCTATGAGTTTTGATATTAGATTTTCCAGCTTCTCTCTATACTTCATTTGTTCATCGCCGCTATCTATAATCTGTATCTATAACTTTCATATTCGTTTGTTGTGTGTACGTCTATTATTGTTGGGCCTTTAATGTTTAAAGCTTCTTCTAATATTGCGCTTAAATCTCTTGGATCATCTATTCTAATTCCATTTGCTCCAAAGCTTTTTGCTATTTCATCGAAGTTTGGTGTATGTATGTCCACTTGGAATGGTGGGTATCCATGCCTACTCCTCTGTATATTCTTTATCATGGTGTATTGTCTGTCATTCATGACTATTACTTTTATATTGGACTTTTGCTCTACAGCTGTGGCTATTTCTCCGAGGGTCATTAGCATCCCTCCATCCCCCGTTATTCCGATCACATTGGCTTCTGGTACCACTTTACTTGCAGCTATTGCTGCTGGTAGTGTGAATCCCATATTTCCAAATCTATCTGATGTTAGTAGTGTGTTTGGCTTGTTTTGTCTTAGGTATAGTTCAGCCCATGATGAGCTTCCACCAACATCTATGGTGAATATCACATAATCATTCCTTACAATCTCTTTTATTGTTTGAACGAGGTATGCTGGGTGTATGGGTTTTTGTTTTGAAAATCTGTATGCATGTTCTTTTAAATCTGATTCCACCTTCCCCTTTAATTCCGCTATCCTATTTTCAAGGTTAGTCCATTTACTCCTATAACCATTTACTTCTCCAATTAACTCCTTCAATAATTGTTTTAGGTTTGGGGTGTTTACTTCAATTATCCTACCATTATCTTCAATTATTTCTCCGTAGGGTGGTTCCTCTTGGTATATGTGTATAATAATCTTACTCTTAGATAATTCCATGATATCCCTAGACTCCCTCTCCCCCCTATCTAGCCCCACAGTTATTATTCCATCAGCTTCTTCAAGGAATTTCC is a window from the Candidatus Methanomethylicota archaeon genome containing:
- a CDS encoding aldehyde ferredoxin oxidoreductase, whose translation is MIGGYCGKILEVNLSKSKIHVADANEDVLRHYIGGRGLATKILWDRLGSRWSKVDPLSPENLLIVATGPLTGFYPGGRICISGKSPQSNGIIGSTVGGEAGIDLKCAGYDAIVIEGASKDPVYLWIKDDEVEIRDASKYWGLDGKDTVVKLTKDAVDYLNSKYRRFGEWKDPSILYIGPAGEKLCRVAVVMEKWTHAAGYGGYGAVMGSKKLKAIVIKGSGPLPEIHNPIKFHNLLYRAYDECIRRDGMRRWGTGSGGYSVGAMQSSEPVKNWQEEWHDERSFGVDEFERRVWIKRYWGDYGCPTTCLKIALVKCGPYAGSLTDNPDYELQAYLGTNLGIFTPEENVYVASIVDDLGICGINGGNVLGFAAELYQRGILTKEDLGGLDLSWGNAKAFGELAKMIAYRIGIGDILAEGTYRAALKLGKMKGVDLLPYAVQVKGVAVGAHGIRSRMDYPTPIAYACSVQGGDHTSVARLPIDSNGGEIVRIMCDSAVVCIFNFFPNPSLMWEFYEAVTGIKINPHDWCYSDGLRILHIQRAALLLGGPDFYWDPKVHDDNPLRFYEPLPTGPYKGQAADRSEVENLKKQYYEAVGWDEYGIPRSDKLRELGLEDVDLALEEVRKRLKHS
- a CDS encoding YgeY family selenium metabolism-linked hydrolase, with amino-acid sequence MKYREKLENLISKLIATPSTSGNEREIAEIIKDKLNEIGFDKVEIDKYGSVIAVAKGKSNLNILFEGHLDHVPPGNINAWKYPPYNAKIVNDEVYGRGAVDMKGPIASLITAMEEALKREFEVNIQLAFVVHEETVEGEAIKRIIEEGILDKPEVAILIEPTNLNVAIGHRGRSLIRVKLMGKTAHASMPDLGVNAIEAASKFIIRLREKLNLNLPIHPVLGKATITPIKIKCQPEGLPQIPDEAEVILDRRMIIGEDESSVIKPLMELVNELISSKEALNGFVEIVEEEVKCWTGASMKVKDFFPAWLMSIEKLEDMGIRELIKAMGGRYMVWDFSTDGVYIANSNIKTFGFGPGDWKMAHQPNEKISLKDMDRAVEGYKKILEVLDRKLMI
- a CDS encoding thiamine pyrophosphate-binding protein, with translation MKAAEYIVKFLEEKDARIVYGLPGYNILEIYEAIRKSSIEHVLVKHEHSAAVMADVTGRLTLKPGVCLVTAGPGALNTATGVAAAYTAASPMLHITGHCSSREKVQPYHGVEDWLFLEKIFANITKWSKTVDNALELPYHIEKAYHIATSGRKGPVHISLAMDILEVDIQKTLNTYKGELQLGAKDVAKRIAKKLMELEKPIIVAGKGVLRENSTMEIEELMEKTYIPTLASRRSRDVIPFNNKLNIGYTIIVGFGNILEDLRKFLEEADGIITVGLDRGERESRDIMELSKSKIIIHIYQEEPPYGEIIEDNGRIIEVNTPNLKQLLKELIGEVNGYRSKWTNLENRIAELKGKVESDLKEHAYRFSKQKPIHPAYLVQTIKEIVRNDYVIFTIDVGGSSSWAELYLRQNKPNTLLTSDRFGNMGFTLPAAIAASKVVPEANVIGITGDGGMLMTLGEIATAVEQKSNIKVIVMNDRQYTMIKNIQRSRHGYPPFQVDIHTPNFDEIAKSFGANGIRIDDPRDLSAILEEALNIKGPTIIDVHTTNEYESYRYRL
- a CDS encoding 4Fe-4S dicluster domain-containing protein, translating into MAVKSQIWIMRDYANCSGCRLCEVVCSLVHEGRIWPEASRIRVFKFVPGVEFPHFCSQCEDYPCVAACPVKALSVNESTGAVIVDESKCIMCGKCIDACPGHIPHKHPAKNHVVICDLCGGYPKCVEICQKAKYNALWIVDRSGLGKQTKLYARTPKEISDELVIRLYGEFGRRFL